From one bacterium HR17 genomic stretch:
- the yhdN_3 gene encoding General stress protein 69, with translation MMATATTLTHEQAAQTQSWWTELGKTGIRVPRLSIGTGTFGWGGSSAQTRLGFQACVGLLRTAYDYGVTWFDSADQYGSHPHVREALKSLDRERVVITTKTVARTGEQARKDIQRFLRELGTDYIDIVLMHCLVDPNWTVTMRPVMEALTEAKEKGYIRAVGVSCHDIRALKVATEHPWVEVILARLNYAGVHMDGKPDEVLPLLRNAVRNGKGIYGMKVVGQGELTRDPEKAIRYTFGTGVVAAVTIGMVSEAEIRQNVAIVRRLFPRDQA, from the coding sequence ATGATGGCGACGGCGACGACTTTGACCCACGAGCAAGCCGCACAAACGCAATCGTGGTGGACGGAGTTGGGCAAGACGGGCATTCGGGTGCCGCGCCTGTCCATTGGGACGGGCACTTTCGGTTGGGGCGGTTCGTCGGCGCAAACGCGGTTGGGCTTTCAAGCCTGCGTGGGGTTGTTGCGTACCGCTTACGATTACGGCGTAACTTGGTTTGACAGCGCCGATCAATACGGTTCCCATCCCCATGTGCGGGAGGCGCTCAAAAGCCTTGACCGCGAACGGGTCGTTATCACGACCAAGACGGTCGCCCGCACGGGCGAACAAGCCCGCAAAGACATCCAGCGCTTTCTGAGAGAACTGGGCACCGACTACATTGACATCGTGCTGATGCACTGCCTCGTCGACCCCAACTGGACGGTGACGATGCGCCCCGTGATGGAAGCGCTGACGGAGGCGAAGGAGAAGGGCTACATCCGTGCCGTCGGTGTTTCCTGTCATGACATCCGGGCGTTGAAGGTCGCGACGGAACACCCTTGGGTAGAGGTCATCTTGGCGCGGTTGAATTACGCTGGTGTGCACATGGACGGCAAACCCGATGAGGTGCTGCCGTTATTGCGCAACGCAGTCCGTAACGGCAAAGGGATTTACGGCATGAAAGTCGTCGGGCAAGGGGAGTTGACCCGCGACCCCGAAAAGGCTATCCGCTACACTTTTGGCACGGGCGTCGTCGCAGCGGTCACCATCGGCATGGTGAGCGAGGCGGAAATCCGCCAGAATGTCGCCATCGTGCGGCGACTGTTTCCGCGCGACCAAGCGTAA
- the hisB gene encoding Imidazoleglycerol-phosphate dehydratase, which produces MARTAEVQRQTAETQVRVWLNLDGAGTVQVQTGIGFFDHMLTALLKHAWFDATVEAQGDTHIDDHHTVEDVGIVLGQAMDKALGDRKGIHRFGNAFVPMDEALVLCALDLSGRGNAFVQLPTSGKVGTFDVELATEFFRAFALHGRFTLHLKMLAGENKHHILEAAFKACAVALRHAVALADRIAHEIPSTKGRL; this is translated from the coding sequence ATGGCACGAACGGCGGAAGTGCAAAGGCAAACAGCGGAGACGCAAGTGCGTGTCTGGCTCAACTTGGACGGCGCAGGCACCGTGCAAGTCCAAACGGGTATCGGCTTTTTTGACCACATGCTCACCGCCTTGCTCAAACACGCGTGGTTTGATGCGACCGTAGAGGCGCAAGGCGACACGCACATTGACGACCACCACACCGTTGAAGATGTCGGCATCGTGTTGGGGCAAGCGATGGACAAGGCGTTAGGTGACCGCAAAGGTATCCACCGCTTCGGCAACGCTTTCGTCCCGATGGACGAAGCATTGGTGCTGTGCGCCCTTGACCTCAGCGGGCGCGGCAACGCCTTCGTTCAACTGCCGACGAGCGGCAAAGTCGGCACTTTTGATGTGGAACTGGCGACGGAATTTTTCCGCGCCTTCGCTTTACACGGGCGCTTTACCTTGCACCTGAAGATGCTGGCGGGCGAAAACAAGCACCACATCTTGGAAGCCGCTTTCAAAGCCTGCGCCGTCGCCTTGCGCCACGCTGTCGCCCTCGCCGACCGCATCGCCCACGAAATCCCATCCACAAAGGGAAGGCTGTGA
- the speE_2 gene encoding Polyamine aminopropyltransferase, producing the protein MALYCLIAFASGAVVMALEIVGARLLQPYFGSGVLTWASVIAIFLAAMSCGYYLGGVIADRFPTLAGLGVLLTLAAGGIALVPLWERWLLPSATEQPTEMANFLEQVAGRYAVLLAAGVLFWVPSMLLATTSPYLVRLASKSVATTGKTAGTLYAVSTLGSIAGTLGCAFALLPHWGVRTVLLQLAVATVALALLCWLMARRSQVAVGAMVLLPLLTVSFATARVIYQRDSLYHRIVVEEVGTVRYLKFDASYQSAMDLRDPDRAVFAYTDYLHLGVVFKPDARKVLFIGLGGATAPKKFRKDYPHMTIHIAEIDPAVKEVAERFFGFREDDRMKVFLDDGRVYLRKTKERYDLIVLDAYFGSRYEVTLPFHLVTREFFEVVKSRLNDDGLLVFNLVGRLEGPQSRVTRAILKTLRAVFPELYLFPVEYRQAAWLYDRRNLIVIAPVRPLRWSVTTIVARALKLVQDGTVKIARLPDYAADLYRKPVLTNDVPLLTDDYAPVEFLNP; encoded by the coding sequence ATGGCGTTGTATTGCTTGATCGCCTTCGCCAGCGGCGCGGTCGTGATGGCGCTGGAAATTGTCGGGGCACGGTTGTTGCAACCTTACTTTGGCAGTGGTGTCTTGACTTGGGCGAGCGTCATCGCCATCTTCTTGGCGGCGATGAGTTGCGGTTACTACTTGGGCGGCGTCATCGCTGACCGCTTCCCCACGCTGGCGGGGCTGGGGGTTTTGCTGACGCTGGCGGCAGGCGGGATCGCCCTCGTGCCCCTGTGGGAGCGATGGTTGCTCCCCTCTGCCACCGAGCAGCCTACCGAGATGGCGAACTTCCTGGAGCAGGTCGCCGGGCGCTACGCCGTCCTGTTGGCGGCGGGGGTGTTGTTCTGGGTGCCTTCCATGCTGTTGGCGACGACCTCCCCCTACCTCGTGCGCCTTGCGTCCAAAAGCGTGGCGACGACAGGCAAAACGGCGGGCACCCTGTATGCCGTCTCCACGCTCGGCAGCATTGCGGGCACTTTAGGCTGCGCCTTCGCTTTGCTGCCCCATTGGGGGGTGCGAACCGTGCTGCTGCAGTTGGCTGTCGCGACAGTGGCGCTGGCGCTGCTATGCTGGCTGATGGCGCGCCGTTCGCAGGTAGCGGTAGGGGCAATGGTGCTGTTGCCCCTACTGACCGTCTCCTTCGCGACGGCACGGGTCATCTACCAACGCGACAGCCTCTATCACCGCATCGTCGTGGAAGAAGTCGGCACCGTCCGTTACTTGAAATTTGATGCCAGTTACCAGAGCGCAATGGACTTGCGCGACCCTGACCGGGCGGTGTTCGCCTATACAGACTACTTGCATTTGGGCGTCGTGTTCAAGCCCGACGCGCGGAAAGTGCTGTTCATCGGTTTGGGCGGGGCGACGGCGCCCAAAAAGTTCCGTAAGGACTACCCGCACATGACCATCCACATCGCGGAAATTGACCCAGCGGTCAAAGAGGTCGCCGAACGCTTTTTTGGCTTCCGTGAGGACGACCGCATGAAGGTCTTTTTGGATGACGGGCGCGTTTACTTGCGCAAGACCAAAGAGCGTTACGATTTGATCGTGTTGGACGCCTACTTTGGTAGCCGTTACGAAGTAACGCTGCCTTTCCACCTCGTCACGCGGGAGTTTTTTGAGGTGGTGAAGAGCCGGCTGAACGACGACGGGCTCTTGGTGTTCAACCTCGTCGGGCGCTTGGAAGGACCGCAGTCACGGGTGACCCGCGCCATCCTCAAAACGCTGCGGGCGGTGTTCCCCGAGCTTTACCTGTTTCCGGTGGAGTATCGGCAAGCGGCGTGGCTGTATGACCGGCGCAATTTGATCGTCATCGCACCCGTCCGCCCCTTGCGGTGGTCAGTGACCACGATCGTCGCCCGTGCCCTCAAACTGGTGCAGGACGGCACCGTCAAAATTGCCCGCTTGCCCGACTACGCCGCCGACCTTTACCGCAAGCCGGTCTTGACCAACGATGTCCCCCTCTTGACCGACGACTATGCCCCCGTGGAGTTCCTCAACCCGTAA
- the glyA gene encoding Serine hydroxymethyltransferase, whose amino-acid sequence MTVPWETLRATDPDIFDAILADIERQNLFVNLIASENYTSPAVLAALANPMQNKYAEGYPGRRYYGGCDFVDIVERLATERAKQLFRADHANVQPHAGVQANMAVYFACLQPGDVILSPALAHGGHLSHGAPVTAVGKLYRVVHYGVRRDTETIDFDQVRQLAAEHKPKLIICGYSAYSRTVEFDKFREVADEVGALLMADIAHIAGLVAAGAHPSPVPYADFVTTTTHKTLRGPRGALILCKSEWAQAIDKAVFPGSQGGPFMHVIAAKAVCFKEAMTEAFRRDQFQTVANAKALADELQRQGFRIVAGGTDNHLMLVDLRPFNPDLTGADAERLLQRAHIIVNKNAIPFDERPPMKASGIRIGTPACTTRGMRADEMRQIGRWIAQVLRDPTDETIERVRGEVMELCQQFPVYAELWDVMKSISLQVGEPV is encoded by the coding sequence ATGACCGTGCCGTGGGAAACGCTGCGGGCAACTGACCCAGACATCTTTGACGCCATTCTCGCCGACATTGAGCGGCAGAACTTGTTCGTCAATCTGATCGCCAGCGAGAACTACACCAGCCCCGCCGTCTTGGCGGCACTGGCGAACCCGATGCAGAACAAGTATGCGGAAGGCTACCCTGGACGCCGCTACTACGGCGGCTGCGACTTCGTGGACATCGTGGAGCGGTTGGCGACGGAACGCGCCAAGCAACTCTTCCGTGCCGACCACGCCAATGTGCAACCCCATGCGGGCGTTCAAGCCAACATGGCGGTCTACTTCGCCTGCTTGCAGCCGGGCGATGTCATCTTGTCACCCGCGTTGGCGCACGGCGGGCACCTGTCGCACGGTGCGCCTGTCACCGCTGTCGGCAAGTTGTATCGGGTCGTCCATTACGGCGTGCGCAGGGACACAGAAACGATTGACTTTGACCAAGTGCGCCAACTCGCCGCAGAGCACAAGCCCAAACTCATCATCTGCGGCTATTCCGCCTACTCCCGCACCGTGGAGTTTGACAAGTTCCGCGAGGTCGCCGACGAGGTCGGGGCGTTGCTGATGGCGGACATCGCTCACATCGCCGGCTTGGTCGCCGCCGGAGCGCACCCGTCTCCGGTGCCTTACGCCGACTTTGTCACGACGACGACCCACAAGACGCTGCGGGGTCCGCGCGGCGCCCTGATTTTGTGCAAGTCTGAGTGGGCGCAAGCGATTGACAAGGCGGTGTTTCCCGGCAGCCAAGGCGGACCGTTTATGCATGTCATCGCTGCCAAAGCCGTTTGCTTTAAGGAAGCGATGACCGAGGCGTTTCGGCGCGACCAATTCCAAACGGTCGCCAACGCTAAAGCCCTCGCCGACGAACTGCAGCGGCAAGGGTTCCGAATCGTCGCCGGCGGCACCGACAACCACCTCATGCTTGTGGACTTACGCCCCTTCAACCCGGACTTAACGGGTGCTGACGCCGAACGGTTGCTGCAGCGGGCGCACATCATCGTCAACAAAAACGCCATCCCCTTTGACGAGCGCCCCCCGATGAAAGCCTCGGGTATCCGCATCGGCACGCCTGCCTGCACGACGCGCGGGATGCGCGCCGATGAAATGCGTCAAATTGGACGGTGGATCGCTCAAGTCTTGCGTGACCCGACAGACGAAACGATTGAGCGGGTTCGGGGCGAAGTCATGGAGTTGTGCCAACAGTTCCCCGTTTACGCTGAGTTGTGGGATGTGATGAAAAGCATCAGCCTGCAGGTGGGCGAGCCTGTCTGA
- the dpp5_1 gene encoding Dipeptidyl-peptidase 5 — protein MSAGRWWLVSAVSVASVVGVALLSAGWLRGEAVEFLTDRADTIDMQPTVAPDGKTVAFVRFRALMLLDIASRTLTPLRVPGLVGIAHPAWSPDGKRLAFSAVHTQPAHPTVGGVHLIVMEVASRRWQCLTPTSDFNTRPTWSPDGRKVVFTKSARGTAFLCVYDLTRRQLKRLGDRWGRSPAWSPDGKTIAFISGDRHSPDVWLMNADGTNARPLFTDERTDEDMPCWTPDSQFVVFTRQMALATHPNRRDLWAVRVSDGKAFALTQCSPDRWAMAPCVTRDGAAVVFALRRHDHSVLCRLTVNWRAPQAVSIP, from the coding sequence ATGAGCGCTGGGCGATGGTGGCTCGTTAGCGCCGTGAGCGTCGCAAGCGTCGTCGGCGTCGCACTGCTATCGGCGGGCTGGCTGCGAGGTGAGGCGGTAGAGTTCCTGACGGACAGGGCAGACACGATTGACATGCAGCCGACGGTGGCACCTGACGGCAAGACAGTGGCGTTCGTGCGGTTTCGCGCTTTGATGCTGTTGGACATTGCCTCCCGCACCCTTACTCCCCTGCGGGTGCCCGGCTTAGTCGGCATCGCTCACCCGGCGTGGTCGCCGGACGGCAAGCGGTTAGCCTTTAGCGCCGTTCACACCCAACCTGCTCACCCGACGGTTGGCGGCGTGCACCTGATCGTCATGGAAGTGGCGTCGCGACGGTGGCAGTGTTTGACCCCGACCAGCGACTTCAACACCCGCCCGACATGGTCGCCGGACGGACGCAAAGTAGTGTTCACCAAATCGGCGCGTGGCACCGCCTTTCTCTGCGTTTACGATTTAACGCGTCGGCAATTGAAGCGCTTGGGCGACCGTTGGGGGCGCTCGCCCGCTTGGTCGCCGGACGGCAAAACCATCGCTTTCATCAGCGGCGACCGGCACAGCCCCGATGTGTGGCTGATGAACGCCGACGGCACAAACGCCCGCCCGTTGTTTACCGATGAACGCACCGACGAAGACATGCCCTGCTGGACGCCTGACAGCCAATTCGTCGTGTTCACCCGCCAAATGGCGTTGGCGACGCACCCGAACCGTCGGGACCTGTGGGCGGTGCGCGTCAGCGACGGCAAAGCCTTCGCGCTCACGCAATGTTCACCTGACCGGTGGGCGATGGCGCCGTGTGTGACTCGCGATGGTGCTGCGGTCGTTTTCGCTTTACGGCGGCACGACCACTCGGTTTTGTGCCGCCTCACCGTTAATTGGCGCGCTCCCCAAGCCGTCTCTATCCCCTAA
- the rpmF gene encoding 50S ribosomal protein L32: protein MGLPKRKISKTRRDKRRAHWKLTPIAFHLCPQCKKPVRPHHACTFCGYYEGVGMKVAWVKERRSSQQEDTP from the coding sequence ATGGGACTGCCAAAGCGCAAGATTTCCAAGACCCGCCGTGACAAGCGGCGCGCCCATTGGAAACTTACGCCCATCGCCTTCCACCTTTGCCCACAGTGCAAAAAGCCGGTCCGACCGCACCACGCGTGCACCTTCTGCGGTTACTATGAAGGTGTAGGCATGAAAGTCGCATGGGTCAAAGAGCGCCGCAGCAGCCAACAAGAGGACACCCCATAG
- the plsX gene encoding Phosphate acyltransferase → MMANVRVAVDIMGADHPPSVLAAGVLTAVQEHPDISVTIVADLEAQQSLTIPSPLCERVRFALASQVIGMDEPPLVAVRRKPDASLVVGMKLLGSGEVDAFVTPGNTGAAVTAATLHVRCLPPITRPAIALVLPHHQGRFLLLDVGANVDCKPEHFLQFALMGAAYAEAVMGISTPRVALLNIGEEAIKGTSTAKEAFVLLQSAPLNFVGNVEGRDLLEGAADVVVTDGFVGNILLKAAEGIGLFIWREIKDLMLTNWRTKLAGLLLRPYLRALGKRLDWREYGGAPLLGIKGVCIIAHGASDAKAIAKAIAVAKDNVTANAVEKVAQKLQTVASVVTK, encoded by the coding sequence ATGATGGCGAACGTGCGTGTCGCTGTGGACATCATGGGCGCCGACCATCCGCCGTCAGTGTTGGCAGCAGGCGTGTTGACGGCGGTGCAAGAGCACCCTGACATCAGCGTCACCATCGTAGCCGATCTTGAAGCACAACAAAGCCTGACCATTCCTTCCCCTCTCTGCGAGCGTGTTCGGTTTGCCTTAGCCTCTCAAGTCATCGGCATGGATGAACCGCCCTTAGTGGCGGTGCGGCGCAAACCGGACGCCAGTTTGGTCGTCGGGATGAAACTGCTGGGCAGCGGTGAAGTGGACGCGTTCGTCACGCCCGGCAACACAGGTGCAGCGGTGACGGCGGCGACTTTACATGTCCGCTGTTTGCCCCCTATCACACGCCCTGCCATCGCCCTCGTTTTACCCCACCATCAAGGGCGCTTTTTGCTGCTGGATGTCGGCGCCAATGTGGATTGTAAACCTGAGCACTTTTTGCAGTTTGCCCTTATGGGCGCTGCTTACGCCGAAGCCGTCATGGGCATTTCAACCCCTCGCGTGGCATTGCTGAACATCGGTGAAGAAGCCATCAAGGGCACGAGCACGGCAAAGGAAGCCTTTGTGCTGCTTCAATCGGCGCCGCTGAATTTTGTCGGCAATGTGGAAGGGCGCGATTTGCTGGAAGGCGCTGCCGATGTGGTCGTCACCGACGGGTTTGTCGGCAACATTTTGCTGAAAGCCGCTGAAGGGATTGGGTTGTTCATCTGGCGTGAGATCAAGGATTTGATGTTGACAAACTGGCGGACGAAACTTGCAGGTTTACTTTTGCGCCCATATCTGCGGGCATTAGGCAAACGGTTGGATTGGCGCGAGTATGGCGGCGCGCCACTCTTGGGCATCAAGGGTGTCTGTATTATCGCCCATGGCGCTTCCGATGCCAAAGCCATCGCTAAAGCCATAGCCGTCGCAAAGGACAATGTCACCGCCAATGCCGTCGAAAAAGTGGCACAAAAACTTCAAACTGTCGCCTCTGTAGTGACAAAGTGA
- the cmpB gene encoding Bicarbonate transport system permease protein CmpB, giving the protein MPASLVRVPQQLNRYDFLALALTLVLLALFLKASQKAAGPFQPTAISLHPLRLPEYALRTVFRMGLALVLSIIFTLVYAPLAAKTRLEPFLVALLDILQSVPILGFLAATVSAFAALFPGKALGYEMAAIFAVFTSQAWNMAFSFYQSLKTVPRELDEAARLFRLTPWQRFLRLELPFAVPGLVWNTMMSMSGGWFFVVASEAITVGKTQVELPGIGSYMATAIARQDLRALLLATLTMLLVILIYDQLLFRPLVAWSQRFNYEERPGVEPQKSWVLDLLRRTKAIRRLTEVASLWFLETLWKLERQIPRWEWALPSWVLVTPLVAGSLWGSWVLWTQINPLGLKEAIKVFYLGLLTLVRVLGILALASLVWVPVGILLGLRPKFAQKIQALLQFVAAFPANLLYPLCAFLLLRFRLSLEIFSAFLMVLGTQWYILFNAIAGSMALPADLKEAAQCFGLRGVTLWKRFLLPGTFPYLVTGLITASGGTWNASIVAEMVQWGSTTLEATGLGAYIARWTLKEGQGPHLLLGIAVMSLYVVVLNRLLWRRLYRLAEERFRL; this is encoded by the coding sequence ATGCCTGCGTCCTTGGTGAGGGTCCCCCAACAACTGAACCGGTATGACTTCTTGGCTTTGGCGCTAACGCTGGTTCTTTTGGCTCTATTCCTCAAGGCTTCCCAAAAAGCCGCGGGTCCTTTTCAACCTACAGCCATCTCCTTACACCCTCTTCGCCTGCCAGAGTACGCCTTGCGCACTGTCTTCCGTATGGGGCTTGCCCTTGTTCTCTCCATCATTTTCACCTTGGTCTACGCCCCCTTGGCAGCCAAGACTCGGCTTGAGCCCTTCTTGGTGGCTCTTCTGGACATCCTGCAGTCGGTGCCCATCCTGGGCTTTTTGGCGGCTACCGTTAGCGCCTTTGCTGCCCTCTTCCCCGGCAAGGCCTTGGGCTACGAAATGGCTGCCATCTTCGCCGTATTCACTTCCCAAGCGTGGAACATGGCTTTCAGCTTTTACCAGTCCTTGAAAACTGTGCCTCGGGAGCTAGACGAAGCCGCACGACTCTTCCGGCTCACCCCTTGGCAGCGCTTCCTGCGCTTAGAGTTGCCCTTTGCCGTTCCGGGTCTCGTCTGGAACACCATGATGTCCATGTCGGGCGGGTGGTTCTTCGTCGTAGCCTCTGAGGCTATCACTGTGGGCAAGACTCAGGTGGAGCTCCCCGGCATCGGATCCTACATGGCGACGGCGATCGCGCGGCAGGACCTCCGAGCCCTTCTCCTCGCCACCTTGACCATGCTCTTGGTGATCCTCATTTACGACCAGCTGCTCTTTCGCCCCTTGGTGGCTTGGAGCCAACGCTTCAACTACGAGGAACGCCCTGGAGTGGAGCCACAGAAAAGTTGGGTTCTGGACCTTCTGCGGCGCACCAAAGCCATAAGAAGGTTGACAGAGGTCGCCTCTTTGTGGTTTCTTGAGACCCTCTGGAAACTGGAGCGTCAAATCCCGCGGTGGGAATGGGCTCTTCCCTCATGGGTCTTGGTGACCCCTTTGGTCGCGGGCTCCCTTTGGGGCAGTTGGGTTCTCTGGACGCAGATTAACCCCTTGGGGCTGAAGGAAGCGATCAAGGTCTTCTACTTAGGGCTTCTCACCCTCGTGCGGGTGCTGGGGATACTGGCTTTAGCCTCCTTGGTCTGGGTTCCGGTGGGGATCCTGTTGGGCTTAAGACCGAAATTCGCCCAAAAGATCCAGGCTCTTCTACAGTTCGTAGCCGCCTTTCCAGCCAACCTCCTTTACCCGCTTTGCGCCTTCCTCCTTCTGCGCTTCCGCCTCTCCTTGGAGATTTTTTCCGCTTTCCTCATGGTCTTGGGCACCCAGTGGTATATCCTCTTTAACGCGATAGCAGGGAGCATGGCTTTACCCGCAGACCTCAAAGAGGCAGCCCAATGCTTCGGCTTAAGGGGGGTGACCCTCTGGAAAAGGTTCCTTCTCCCTGGCACCTTTCCTTACTTGGTCACCGGCCTCATCACCGCCAGCGGAGGCACATGGAACGCCTCCATTGTGGCTGAAATGGTGCAATGGGGCTCCACCACCCTTGAAGCCACCGGGCTCGGAGCCTACATCGCTCGGTGGACCTTGAAGGAGGGTCAAGGACCACACCTTCTCTTGGGCATCGCCGTCATGAGCCTTTATGTGGTGGTCCTAAACCGCCTCCTCTGGCGACGACTTTACCGCTTAGCCGAGGAGCGGTTCCGCCTTTAG
- the cmpD gene encoding Bicarbonate transport ATP-binding protein CmpD, producing MLLVAKNVAKVYREGETTYPVLHGVNMELREGEIVALLGRSGGGKSTLLRILAGLIPPDAGEVLFKGKRVEAPVEGVAMVFQSFALFPWLTVLENVALGLEARGVPLKERTQRALEAIALIGLRGFEKALPKELSGGMKQRVGFARALVVEPEVLLMDEPFSALDPLTAEGLRGDFLDLWQTGRLSIKAVLLVTHNIEEAVALADRALILQGIPARVGQEIPISLPHPRDPADPSFRALVDRIYEALTLREEAERHLEKDLVRLPETHEAHVGALTSLAEAIARLGGRADLPLLAEEEGLEVDDLFPLLEALELLGFARVERGDVELTPAGLAWAESDAEKRKTMFAEHLLRQVPFLNRLHRALLQQTRIPEEQVLAWLRDYLPEPEARKVLSVILEWGRYAEILGYDERGRILFLPERAGGRQG from the coding sequence ATGCTGCTGGTAGCCAAGAATGTGGCTAAGGTCTATCGGGAAGGGGAAACGACCTACCCTGTCCTGCACGGGGTGAACATGGAGTTGAGGGAAGGGGAGATCGTGGCACTCTTAGGTCGCTCAGGAGGCGGCAAGAGCACTCTCCTGCGTATCTTAGCAGGGCTCATTCCCCCGGACGCAGGAGAGGTGCTCTTCAAAGGTAAGCGGGTGGAGGCGCCAGTGGAGGGCGTGGCTATGGTCTTCCAGTCTTTCGCCCTCTTCCCTTGGCTCACAGTGTTGGAGAATGTGGCTTTGGGTCTTGAGGCGCGCGGCGTGCCTTTAAAGGAGCGCACCCAAAGGGCTTTGGAGGCTATCGCCCTCATCGGCTTACGCGGCTTTGAGAAAGCTTTGCCCAAAGAACTCTCCGGAGGGATGAAGCAGCGGGTCGGGTTTGCCCGCGCCTTGGTGGTGGAACCAGAGGTCTTGCTCATGGACGAGCCCTTCTCCGCCTTGGACCCCCTTACCGCCGAGGGGCTCAGGGGCGACTTTCTGGACCTTTGGCAAACGGGCAGGCTGTCCATTAAAGCGGTCCTCTTAGTGACCCACAACATTGAGGAGGCGGTTGCCTTAGCCGATCGGGCTTTGATCTTGCAGGGAATCCCCGCTAGGGTCGGTCAGGAAATCCCCATCTCTCTGCCCCACCCCAGAGACCCCGCTGACCCCTCCTTCCGCGCCTTGGTGGACCGGATCTACGAGGCTTTGACCCTCAGGGAAGAAGCAGAGAGGCATCTGGAAAAAGATCTCGTCCGCCTGCCTGAGACCCATGAGGCTCATGTGGGCGCCCTTACGAGCCTGGCAGAGGCTATCGCCCGACTCGGCGGACGCGCCGATCTGCCTCTCCTGGCAGAAGAGGAAGGATTAGAAGTGGACGACCTCTTCCCGCTCTTGGAGGCTTTAGAGCTTCTGGGCTTTGCCCGAGTAGAACGGGGCGATGTGGAACTCACCCCCGCCGGCTTAGCATGGGCAGAATCCGACGCCGAAAAGCGCAAGACCATGTTCGCCGAACATCTCCTAAGACAAGTGCCCTTCCTCAACCGGCTACACCGAGCACTCCTTCAGCAAACAAGGATTCCCGAAGAACAGGTTCTCGCTTGGCTTCGGGACTACCTGCCAGAACCAGAAGCCAGAAAGGTGCTTTCCGTGATCTTGGAGTGGGGTCGCTACGCAGAAATTCTAGGCTACGACGAGCGAGGGCGCATCCTCTTCCTGCCCGAACGAGCCGGAGGCAGGCAAGGGTAA
- the fabHA gene encoding 3-oxoacyl-[acyl-carrier-protein] synthase 3 protein 1, translating to MKAAGIVGLGSYVPEKVLTNFDLEKLVDTNDEWITTRTGIKERRVAAAHETTTTMAIEAAKAALADANIAADDVDLIIVATVTPDYFFPATACQVQHALGAPKAAAFDLLVGCTGFVYGVVTACQFVQTGAAHCALVIGSETLSRVVDWTDRKTCVLFGDGAGAAVIAPVPDGRGLLGFDLGSDGSGGSLLKVEALQSCCTTPSSIGLNGRPAIYMNGNEVFKFAVRVMAESTLAAVQRAGLTIDQVDLIVPHQANIRIIDAAARRLGVPMDKIFVNVDKYGNTSAASIPIAMDEAKRNGLIKDGSIVVAVSFGAGLSWASFVLRI from the coding sequence ATGAAGGCTGCGGGAATTGTCGGGCTCGGTTCGTATGTGCCTGAGAAGGTGTTGACAAATTTTGACCTTGAGAAACTTGTGGACACGAACGACGAGTGGATCACGACGAGGACAGGCATAAAAGAACGGCGGGTTGCTGCCGCCCACGAGACAACGACGACGATGGCAATTGAAGCGGCGAAAGCAGCCCTCGCCGACGCCAACATTGCCGCCGACGATGTGGATTTGATTATCGTTGCAACAGTCACGCCCGATTACTTTTTCCCTGCGACGGCGTGTCAAGTCCAACACGCCCTCGGCGCCCCGAAGGCGGCGGCGTTTGACTTGCTCGTCGGTTGCACCGGTTTCGTTTACGGCGTCGTCACAGCATGTCAGTTCGTCCAAACCGGCGCTGCCCATTGCGCTTTGGTCATCGGCTCAGAAACGCTGAGCCGCGTCGTGGATTGGACTGACCGCAAAACTTGCGTCCTGTTCGGCGACGGCGCTGGCGCGGCGGTGATTGCCCCCGTCCCTGATGGGCGAGGGCTGCTCGGGTTCGATTTGGGCAGCGATGGCAGCGGTGGTTCGTTGTTGAAAGTGGAAGCGCTGCAAAGTTGTTGCACGACACCGTCCTCAATCGGGTTAAACGGGCGCCCAGCGATTTACATGAACGGCAACGAAGTGTTCAAGTTCGCCGTGCGGGTCATGGCGGAGAGCACCCTCGCCGCCGTCCAAAGAGCGGGCTTGACCATTGACCAAGTGGATTTGATCGTCCCGCACCAAGCCAACATCCGCATCATTGACGCGGCGGCGCGACGGTTGGGCGTGCCGATGGATAAAATCTTCGTCAATGTTGACAAGTATGGCAACACTTCCGCCGCGTCCATCCCCATTGCGATGGATGAGGCGAAACGAAACGGCTTGATCAAAGACGGCAGTATCGTCGTCGCCGTCAGTTTCGGAGCCGGTTTATCGTGGGCGAGTTTTGTACTTCGGATATGA